From Dasypus novemcinctus isolate mDasNov1 chromosome 19, mDasNov1.1.hap2, whole genome shotgun sequence, a single genomic window includes:
- the RAB11B gene encoding ras-related protein Rab-11B gives MGTRDDEYDYLFKVVLIGDSGVGKSNLLSRFTRNEFNLESKSTIGVEFATRSIQVDGKTIKAQIWDTAGQERYRAITSAYYRGAVGALLVYDIAKHLTYENVERWLKELRDHADSNIVIMLVGNKSDLRHLRAVPTDEARAFAEKNNLSFIETSALDSTNVEEAFKNILTEIYRIVSQKQIADRAAHDESPGNNVVDISVPPTTDGQKPNKLQCCQNL, from the exons ATGGGGACCCGGGACGACGAGTATGACTACCTGTTCAAAG TGGTGCTCATCGGGGACTCGGGTGTGGGGAAGAGCAACCTGCTGTCACGCTTCACCCGCAACGAGTTCAACCTGGAGAGCAAGAGTACCATCGGTGTGGAGTTTGCCACCCGCAGCATCCAGGTGGATGGCAAGACCATCAAGGCGCAGATCTGGGACACGGCCGGCCAGGAGCGCTACCGCGCCATCACCTCCGC GTACTATCGTGGCGCAGTGGGTGCGCTGCTGGTGTATGACATCGCCAAGCACTTGACATATGAGAATGTGGAGCGCTGGCTAAAGGAGCTGCGGGACCACGCGGACAGCAACATCGTAATCATGCTGGTGGGCAACAAGAGTGACCTGCGCCACCTGCGGGCTGTGCCCACCGACGAGGCCCGCGCCTTTGCTG AAAAGAACAACTTGTCTTTCATTGAGACCTCAGCCTTGGATTCCACCAATGTAGAGGAAGCTTTCAAGAACATCCTCACAG AGATCTACCGCATTGTGTCGCAGAAGCAGATCGCCGACCGCGCTGCCCACGATGAGTCCCCCGGCAACAACGTGGTGGACATCAGTGTACCGCCCACCACTGACGGACAGAAACCCAACAAGCTGCAGTGCTGCCAGAACCTGTGA